A single region of the Variovorax terrae genome encodes:
- a CDS encoding cytochrome b/b6 domain-containing protein translates to MSNKVRVWDLPTRIFHWALAACVIALAITAYAGGNAMVWHFRFGYAVLSLLLFRLVWGLVGGRWSRFASFLYSPAAIGSYLRGRSHPDHLVGHNPLGAASVFALLIFLCAQVGTGLFSDDEIAFAGPLTRFVSGATVSQATWYHKAVGQWVLLALVLLHVAAILFYLVKKKENLVRAMIVGDKEVPRPVPSSRDDAASRLMAAILLAACAAGVGWLVGLGG, encoded by the coding sequence ATGTCGAACAAGGTCCGCGTCTGGGATCTGCCCACCCGCATCTTCCACTGGGCGCTGGCCGCCTGCGTCATCGCGCTGGCCATCACGGCCTATGCGGGCGGCAATGCCATGGTGTGGCATTTCCGCTTCGGCTACGCGGTGCTGAGCCTGCTGCTGTTCCGCCTGGTCTGGGGCCTGGTCGGCGGGCGCTGGTCGCGCTTTGCCTCGTTTCTCTACTCGCCCGCCGCCATCGGCAGCTACCTGCGGGGGCGCAGCCACCCGGACCACCTGGTGGGCCACAACCCGCTGGGCGCGGCCTCGGTGTTCGCGCTGCTGATCTTCCTGTGCGCCCAGGTCGGCACCGGGCTGTTCAGCGACGATGAGATCGCGTTCGCCGGACCGCTGACCCGCTTCGTCTCGGGCGCCACGGTGAGCCAGGCCACCTGGTACCACAAGGCCGTGGGCCAGTGGGTGCTGCTCGCGCTGGTGCTGCTGCACGTGGCCGCCATCCTGTTCTACCTCGTGAAGAAAAAGGAGAACCTGGTGCGCGCGATGATCGTGGGCGACAAGGAGGTCCCCCGCCCCGTTCCGTCCTCGCGCGACGATGCCGCCTCGCGCCTGATGGCCGCGATCCTGCTCGCCGCCTGCGCCGCCGGCGTCGGCTGGCTGGTGGGGCTGGGTGGCTGA
- a CDS encoding GNAT family N-acetyltransferase has protein sequence MPLETPQIQLITPVQAADIDTTRELFREYAAGLAIDLYFQAFDSELAALPGDYAEPRGTLLLALVDGAPAGCCALRPLDTVDYPNAAEMKRLYVRRAFRGFGLGRQLAEAILDAARRAGYDCVLLDTLDEMEAARALYEDLGFAEIPPYYHNPVPGAHYLKADL, from the coding sequence ATGCCCTTGGAAACTCCTCAGATACAGCTGATCACCCCCGTACAGGCCGCAGACATTGACACCACGCGCGAGCTGTTTCGCGAATACGCCGCCGGCCTGGCGATCGACCTCTATTTCCAGGCGTTCGACAGCGAGCTGGCCGCCCTGCCCGGCGACTATGCGGAGCCGCGCGGCACGCTGCTGCTGGCCCTGGTGGACGGCGCGCCGGCGGGCTGCTGCGCGCTGCGCCCGCTGGACACGGTGGACTATCCCAATGCCGCCGAGATGAAGCGCCTCTATGTACGCCGCGCCTTTCGCGGCTTCGGGCTGGGGCGGCAGCTGGCCGAAGCCATCCTCGATGCGGCGCGCCGCGCCGGCTACGACTGCGTGCTGCTCGACACGCTGGACGAAATGGAAGCGGCCCGCGCGCTGTACGAGGACCTGGGCTTTGCCGAGATTCCGCCCTACTACCACAACCCGGTGCCCGGGGCACACTACCTCAAGGCGGATCTTTGA
- a CDS encoding M48 family metallopeptidase, giving the protein MRPRSFIRFRWVVALALAAISGCQTVQTTQPGAVGITRTQSMAVSREQIDQASVQAYGKMLQEARAKNTLNRDPAMVARVQGIARRLIAQTGVFRSDAPGWRWEVNVFQSDEVNAFCMAGGKIGVYSGLINKLQVTDSELAAVMGHEIAHALREHVREQVSLQYAAQLPAILISAVTGSQALSQLGDMVGSVTLGLPRSRQAESEADDIGVELAARAGYDPRAAITLWQKMARLGGGRPPEFLSTHPSPATRQQDLARSSQVVLPLYQQAGGR; this is encoded by the coding sequence ATGCGCCCTCGTTCGTTTATTCGTTTCCGCTGGGTGGTTGCCCTGGCCCTGGCCGCCATTTCGGGCTGCCAGACCGTGCAGACCACGCAGCCCGGTGCCGTGGGCATCACGCGCACGCAGAGCATGGCTGTCAGCCGTGAGCAGATCGACCAGGCCTCGGTGCAGGCCTACGGCAAGATGCTGCAGGAGGCACGCGCCAAGAACACGCTGAACCGCGATCCGGCCATGGTGGCGCGCGTGCAGGGCATCGCGCGGCGGCTGATCGCCCAGACCGGCGTGTTCCGCAGCGACGCGCCGGGCTGGCGCTGGGAAGTGAACGTGTTCCAGAGCGATGAGGTCAACGCCTTCTGCATGGCGGGCGGCAAGATCGGCGTCTACTCCGGCCTGATCAACAAGCTGCAGGTGACCGACAGCGAACTGGCGGCCGTGATGGGGCACGAGATCGCGCACGCGCTGCGCGAGCATGTGCGCGAACAGGTGTCGCTGCAGTACGCCGCGCAGCTGCCGGCGATCCTGATCTCGGCCGTGACCGGCAGCCAGGCGCTGTCCCAGCTTGGCGACATGGTGGGTAGCGTCACGCTGGGCCTGCCGCGCAGCCGCCAGGCCGAGAGCGAGGCCGATGACATCGGCGTGGAGCTGGCCGCGCGCGCCGGCTACGACCCGCGCGCCGCGATCACGCTGTGGCAGAAGATGGCGCGCCTGGGCGGCGGCCGCCCGCCCGAGTTCCTGAGCACGCACCCCTCGCCCGCCACGCGCCAGCAGGACCTGGCCCGCTCCTCGCAGGTGGTGCTTCCGCTGTACCAGCAGGCGGGCGGGCGCTGA